One genomic region from Granulicatella adiacens ATCC 49175 encodes:
- the rplR gene encoding 50S ribosomal protein L18, with translation MITKPDKNKVRQTRHARVRRKISGTAECPRLNVFRSNKNIYAQLIDDVAGVTLASASTLDTNVENGTKTEEASAVGKLIAERGLEKNIKKVVFDRGGYLYHGRVKALAEAARENGLVF, from the coding sequence GTGATTACAAAACCAGACAAAAATAAAGTGCGTCAAACTCGTCACGCACGTGTTCGTCGCAAAATTTCTGGTACTGCTGAGTGCCCACGCTTGAACGTTTTTCGTTCTAACAAAAACATCTACGCTCAATTAATTGATGACGTAGCGGGTGTGACGCTAGCAAGTGCCTCTACTTTAGATACTAATGTAGAAAACGGAACAAAAACTGAGGAAGCTTCTGCTGTAGGTAAATTAATCGCAGAACGCGGACTTGAAAAAAATATTAAGAAAGTAGTCTTTGACCGTGGTGGATACTTATACCATGGACGTGTAAAAGCTTTAGCTGAAGCAGCACGTGAAAATGGACTAGTATTCTAG
- the rpsE gene encoding 30S ribosomal protein S5 translates to MVNVDARNLELEDRVVAINRVTKVVKGGRRLRFAALVVVGDHNGHVGFGTGKAQEVPEAIRKAIEDAKKNLIEVPTSGSTIPHEVIGRFCGGNVLLKPAQAGSGIAAGGPVRAVVELAGISDVTSKSLGSNTPVNMVRATIEGLKQLKRVEDVAALRGKSVEELLG, encoded by the coding sequence ATGGTTAATGTTGATGCAAGAAACTTAGAATTAGAAGATCGTGTTGTTGCGATTAACCGCGTTACAAAAGTTGTAAAAGGTGGACGTCGTTTACGTTTTGCTGCTTTAGTAGTTGTCGGTGACCATAATGGACATGTTGGTTTCGGTACTGGTAAAGCTCAAGAAGTACCAGAAGCTATTCGTAAAGCTATTGAAGATGCTAAGAAAAACCTTATTGAAGTTCCAACTAGTGGTTCTACAATTCCTCACGAAGTTATCGGTCGTTTCTGCGGTGGTAACGTATTGTTAAAACCAGCTCAAGCCGGTTCAGGAATTGCTGCAGGTGGACCAGTTCGTGCCGTTGTTGAATTAGCAGGTATTTCAGACGTAACTTCAAAATCTTTAGGTTCTAACACACCAGTTAACATGGTTCGTGCTACAATCGAAGGATTAAAACAATTAAAACGTGTTGAAGATGTTGCTGCTTTACGTGGCAAATCAGTTGAAGAACTTTTAGGATAA
- the rpmD gene encoding 50S ribosomal protein L30 — MAELKITLKKSLIGRPQNQIDTCKALGLTKIRSTVVKPANVAIKGMVNTVSHLVDVEEV; from the coding sequence ATGGCAGAATTAAAGATTACTTTAAAGAAAAGCTTGATTGGACGTCCTCAAAACCAAATCGATACTTGTAAAGCATTAGGCTTAACAAAAATTCGTTCAACAGTTGTTAAACCAGCTAACGTAGCAATTAAAGGTATGGTTAACACAGTTTCACATTTAGTGGATGTTGAGGAAGTTTAA
- the rplO gene encoding 50S ribosomal protein L15 has protein sequence MKLHELQPAEGSRKERNRVGRGQGSGNGKTAGRGSKGQKARSGGGVRLGFEGGQTPLFRRIPKRGFQNINRKEYAVVNLETLNRFEDGQEVTAAVLVEAGIVKNEKDGIKVLANGKLERKLTVKANKFSQAAKEAIEAAGGTVEVI, from the coding sequence ATGAAACTTCATGAATTACAACCAGCTGAAGGTTCTCGTAAAGAACGTAACCGTGTTGGTAGAGGTCAAGGTTCAGGAAATGGTAAAACTGCTGGACGCGGAAGCAAAGGTCAAAAAGCTCGTTCAGGCGGTGGCGTTAGATTAGGATTCGAAGGTGGACAAACTCCATTATTCCGTCGTATTCCAAAACGTGGTTTCCAAAATATTAATCGTAAAGAATATGCAGTTGTAAATCTTGAAACATTAAATCGTTTTGAAGATGGTCAAGAAGTAACTGCGGCTGTACTAGTTGAGGCTGGTATCGTTAAAAACGAAAAAGACGGTATCAAAGTGTTAGCTAATGGTAAACTTGAACGTAAGTTAACTGTAAAAGCAAATAAATTCTCGCAAGCAGCAAAAGAAGCTATTGAAGCTGCAGGTGGAACTGTAGAGGTGATCTAA
- the secY gene encoding preprotein translocase subunit SecY, with amino-acid sequence MFTLLKNAVQMKEIRNRLLFTLMILIIFRIGSQVTVPGVNAGAIQTFATTGIFGLLNTFSGGALSNFSLFSMGVSPYITASIVVQLLQMDLLPTFVEWSKQGEVGRRKLNTATRYLTIVIGFFQAYAISFGFNVWSNYGLINNPGIKTFLMIALVLTAGSMFLTWLGDMITVKGIGNGVSVLIFAGIVARMPHDIYEFYVKQIQGRADTELYRAIGFTVALIVAIVLVVMLVVYIEQAQRRLPISYSKRATGSSETSWLPLKINSAGVIPVIFASSFMTLPSTILSLYANDHSESGWYQIATNIFDFTKPAGATLYTVLIVVFTFFYAFVQVNPEKVAENLQKSGGYILSVRPGKDTESFVSSTLLRLSTVGALYLGGISILPMVAAALWNLPRGLMLGGTNLLIVVGVALEISRQIEGRTIKRKYKGFIEE; translated from the coding sequence ATGTTCACTCTACTAAAAAATGCTGTTCAAATGAAGGAAATTAGAAATCGTCTATTATTCACATTGATGATTCTAATTATCTTTCGTATTGGATCACAAGTAACGGTTCCTGGTGTAAATGCTGGAGCAATCCAAACATTTGCAACTACAGGAATCTTCGGGTTGTTAAATACATTTAGCGGTGGTGCTTTATCAAACTTCTCATTATTCTCAATGGGGGTTTCACCATATATCACTGCTTCGATTGTTGTTCAATTGTTACAAATGGATCTCTTACCGACATTCGTTGAATGGTCTAAACAAGGTGAAGTAGGTCGTCGTAAATTAAATACAGCAACGAGATATTTAACAATTGTTATTGGATTTTTCCAAGCTTATGCAATTTCATTCGGATTTAATGTTTGGTCAAATTACGGCTTAATTAATAATCCAGGAATTAAAACATTTTTAATGATTGCGCTTGTGTTAACAGCTGGTTCAATGTTCCTTACATGGTTAGGGGACATGATAACCGTTAAGGGGATTGGAAATGGTGTTTCTGTTCTAATCTTCGCAGGTATCGTAGCAAGAATGCCGCATGATATTTATGAATTCTATGTAAAACAAATTCAAGGTCGTGCAGACACTGAATTATATCGTGCAATAGGATTCACGGTTGCATTGATTGTAGCGATTGTTTTAGTCGTTATGTTAGTAGTTTATATTGAACAAGCACAACGTCGCTTACCAATTTCCTACTCAAAACGTGCAACAGGTTCAAGTGAAACATCTTGGTTACCATTAAAAATCAACTCTGCAGGGGTAATTCCTGTTATCTTTGCTAGTTCATTCATGACATTACCATCAACGATTTTAAGTCTTTATGCTAATGATCATAGTGAGTCTGGCTGGTACCAAATTGCAACTAACATTTTTGATTTTACTAAGCCTGCTGGTGCAACATTATACACAGTGTTAATTGTTGTATTTACATTCTTCTATGCTTTCGTTCAGGTTAACCCTGAGAAAGTAGCAGAAAACTTACAAAAATCTGGTGGTTACATCCTAAGTGTTCGTCCAGGTAAAGATACTGAATCATTTGTTTCAAGTACATTACTACGATTGAGTACAGTAGGTGCTCTTTACTTAGGAGGTATTTCAATTCTTCCTATGGTGGCTGCAGCATTGTGGAACTTACCAAGAGGATTGATGCTAGGTGGTACAAACCTTCTAATCGTTGTCGGGGTTGCTTTAGAAATCAGCCGTCAAATTGAAGGTCGTACGATCAAACGTAAGTATAAAGGATTTATTGAGGAATAA
- a CDS encoding adenylate kinase, which translates to MNIILMGLPGAGKGTQAEKIVATYGIPHISTGDMFRAAMQQQTELGLKAKSFMDKGELVPDEVTNGIVKERLQQADTEKGFLLDGFPRTQAQAEALDKIMEDLNRSIDAVINIEVNPEILMQRLTGRIICRNCGSTYHKTNNPPKVEGTCDRCGSHDFYQREDDKPETVENRIQINIEQSKPILNYYKAKGILRNVDGESGIDNLFQTIQSIMGEPR; encoded by the coding sequence ATGAACATTATTTTAATGGGCTTACCTGGTGCAGGTAAAGGCACTCAAGCTGAAAAGATTGTTGCTACATACGGAATTCCACATATTTCAACAGGAGATATGTTCCGTGCTGCTATGCAACAACAAACTGAATTAGGTCTTAAAGCTAAATCATTTATGGATAAAGGCGAATTAGTACCTGATGAAGTAACAAACGGCATTGTAAAGGAACGTTTACAACAAGCCGATACAGAAAAAGGATTCTTATTGGACGGTTTCCCACGTACTCAAGCTCAAGCGGAAGCACTTGATAAAATCATGGAAGATTTAAATCGCTCAATTGATGCAGTGATTAATATTGAAGTGAACCCTGAGATCTTAATGCAACGTCTAACAGGAAGAATTATTTGTCGTAACTGTGGATCAACATATCACAAAACAAATAATCCACCTAAAGTAGAAGGAACATGTGATCGTTGTGGGTCTCACGATTTTTACCAACGTGAAGACGATAAGCCTGAAACAGTGGAAAATCGAATTCAAATTAATATCGAACAATCAAAACCAATCTTAAACTACTATAAAGCAAAAGGCATATTACGTAATGTAGATGGCGAAAGTGGAATTGACAATCTATTCCAAACGATTCAATCAATTATGGGTGAACCTCGCTAG
- the infA gene encoding translation initiation factor IF-1, whose translation MAKEDVIEIEGIVNETLPNAMFKVELENGHEVLAHVSGKIRMHYIKILPGDKVTVELSPYDLTRGRITYRFK comes from the coding sequence ATGGCAAAGGAAGACGTAATTGAAATTGAAGGTATTGTTAATGAAACATTACCAAATGCGATGTTCAAGGTCGAACTTGAAAATGGTCATGAGGTTTTAGCGCATGTATCTGGAAAAATCCGGATGCACTACATTAAAATTTTACCAGGCGATAAAGTTACGGTTGAATTATCACCGTATGATTTAACGCGTGGAAGAATCACGTATCGCTTTAAATAA
- the rpmJ gene encoding 50S ribosomal protein L36 translates to MKVRASVKPICEKCKVIKRNGKVMVICQNPKHKQRQG, encoded by the coding sequence ATGAAAGTTAGAGCATCAGTAAAACCAATTTGCGAAAAATGTAAAGTTATTAAACGCAATGGTAAAGTTATGGTGATTTGTCAAAATCCCAAACATAAACAACGTCAAGGATAA
- the rpsM gene encoding 30S ribosomal protein S13: protein MARIAGVDIPREKRVVISLTYIYGIGITTSKQILAAANVNEDTRVRELTNDELDRIRAEVDKLKIEGDLRREVNLNIKRLMEIGSYRGVRHRRGLPVRGQNTKNNARTRKGPAKAIAGKKK from the coding sequence ATGGCTCGTATTGCAGGTGTGGATATTCCACGTGAAAAACGTGTTGTTATTTCTTTAACCTATATTTACGGTATCGGTATTACTACTTCAAAACAAATTTTAGCTGCTGCTAATGTTAATGAAGATACTCGTGTTCGCGAATTAACGAATGATGAGTTAGACCGTATCCGTGCTGAAGTGGATAAACTAAAAATTGAAGGTGACTTACGTCGTGAAGTGAACTTGAACATCAAACGTTTGATGGAAATCGGTTCATACCGTGGAGTTCGCCATCGTCGTGGTTTACCAGTTCGTGGACAAAATACAAAAAATAATGCTCGTACTCGTAAAGGCCCAGCTAAGGCTATTGCAGGTAAGAAAAAATAA
- the rpsK gene encoding 30S ribosomal protein S11 has translation MAKKVVRKRRVKKNIESGVAHIRSTFNNTIVMITDVHGNAVSWSSAGALGFKGSKKSTPFAAQMAAESAAKGSMEHGMKTVEVSVKGPGSGREAAIRSLQATGLEVTAIRDVTPIPHNGCRPPKRRRV, from the coding sequence ATGGCAAAGAAAGTTGTACGCAAACGCCGCGTGAAAAAGAATATTGAATCTGGTGTAGCACACATCCGTTCAACATTTAATAATACAATTGTTATGATTACAGACGTTCATGGTAATGCTGTTTCATGGTCTTCTGCAGGTGCTTTAGGATTTAAAGGTTCTAAAAAATCAACACCATTTGCTGCTCAAATGGCTGCTGAATCTGCTGCAAAAGGTTCAATGGAGCACGGAATGAAAACTGTAGAAGTTTCTGTTAAAGGTCCTGGTTCAGGTCGTGAAGCTGCTATTCGTTCATTACAAGCTACAGGTTTAGAAGTGACAGCAATTCGTGACGTAACACCAATCCCTCATAATGGATGTCGTCCTCCAAAACGCCGTCGTGTGTAA
- a CDS encoding DNA-directed RNA polymerase subunit alpha codes for MIEIEKPKIETIEVSEDAKFGKFVVEPLERGYGTTLGNSLRRILLSSLPGTAVTDIQMDGVLHEFSTIDGVVEDVAAIILNIKKIALKSFSEDENKVLEIDVKGPAVVTAGDIKHDSDIQVLNPDLYICTVAEGHHFHVRMNAKNGRGYVRSDYNKSENMPIGVIPIDSIYTPISKVNYQVENTRIGQKNVYDKLTLDVWTDGSIAPQDAISLAARILTEHLNIFVNLTNEALPMEIMVEKEETQKERLLEMTIEELDLSVRSYNCLKRAGINTVHELTSKSEAEMIKVRNLGRKSLEEVKQKLIDLNLDLRRED; via the coding sequence ATGATCGAAATTGAAAAACCAAAAATTGAGACGATTGAAGTCAGCGAAGATGCAAAATTTGGTAAATTCGTTGTTGAGCCACTTGAACGCGGTTATGGTACTACCTTAGGGAATTCATTACGCCGAATCTTATTATCGTCACTCCCTGGTACTGCAGTAACAGATATCCAAATGGATGGCGTTTTACATGAATTTTCAACAATAGATGGCGTAGTTGAAGATGTAGCTGCAATCATTTTAAACATTAAAAAAATTGCGCTTAAATCTTTCAGTGAAGATGAAAATAAAGTATTAGAAATTGATGTTAAAGGACCAGCAGTTGTAACTGCAGGCGATATCAAACACGATAGCGACATTCAAGTTCTAAACCCTGATTTATACATTTGTACAGTAGCAGAAGGTCATCACTTCCATGTTCGTATGAACGCTAAAAATGGTCGTGGGTATGTTCGCTCTGATTACAATAAATCTGAAAATATGCCAATTGGTGTTATTCCAATTGATTCTATTTATACTCCGATTAGTAAAGTGAACTACCAAGTAGAGAACACTCGTATTGGTCAAAAAAATGTTTATGATAAACTAACTCTTGATGTATGGACAGATGGTTCTATCGCACCTCAAGATGCTATTAGTTTAGCAGCTCGTATTTTAACAGAACACTTGAATATTTTTGTTAACTTAACAAATGAAGCACTTCCTATGGAAATCATGGTCGAAAAAGAAGAAACTCAAAAAGAACGTCTTCTTGAAATGACTATTGAAGAATTAGATTTATCAGTTCGCTCTTATAACTGCTTGAAACGTGCTGGAATTAATACAGTACATGAATTGACAAGCAAATCAGAAGCTGAAATGATCAAAGTTCGTAACTTAGGTCGTAAATCTCTTGAAGAAGTAAAACAAAAACTAATCGATTTAAATTTAGACTTACGTCGTGAAGACTAA
- the rplQ gene encoding 50S ribosomal protein L17, giving the protein MAYRKLGRTSSQRKALLRDLTTDLIINERIVTTEARAKEIRSTVEKMITLGKRGDLHARRQAAAFVRNEVADVREEGEKIVVETALQKLFNDLASRYNERQGGYTRILKTEPRRGDAAPMVIIELV; this is encoded by the coding sequence ATGGCTTATCGTAAATTAGGACGTACAAGTTCACAACGTAAAGCGTTACTACGTGACTTGACAACAGACTTAATTATTAACGAACGTATCGTTACTACTGAAGCTCGTGCTAAAGAAATTCGTTCTACTGTAGAAAAAATGATTACTTTAGGTAAACGTGGTGACTTACATGCTCGTCGTCAAGCAGCTGCATTTGTTCGTAACGAAGTTGCAGATGTTCGTGAAGAAGGCGAAAAAATCGTTGTTGAAACAGCGTTGCAAAAATTATTTAATGATTTAGCTTCTCGTTACAACGAACGTCAAGGTGGATACACTCGTATTCTTAAAACAGAACCTCGTCGTGGCGATGCTGCACCAATGGTTATCATTGAATTAGTTTAA
- a CDS encoding energy-coupling factor ABC transporter ATP-binding protein, which translates to MSLLNQTIIELEDIHYRYHEDDAREALAGVSLEIRRGEWLAIIGHNGSGKSTLAKVMNGLIEANTGSVVVNGKTLTEETVFDARRTVGMVFQNPDNQFVGTTVEDDIAFGLENIGLPREEMLERVTKVLEMVKMSEFRTKEPARLSGGQKQRVAIAGVTALEPEVIILDEATSMLDPKGRLEVISTIQKLHKEKKITVISITHDLDEAAQADRVVLMEQGQIQQIGTPKEIFKLGTKLVEKGLDVPFAEKLIEALRERGINVPEEYLDEEGLVEWLWTSVLTK; encoded by the coding sequence GTGTCGTTATTGAATCAGACTATTATTGAGTTAGAAGATATTCATTATCGTTATCATGAAGACGATGCCAGAGAAGCCCTTGCAGGAGTTTCACTAGAAATTCGAAGAGGGGAATGGTTAGCAATTATTGGTCATAATGGATCAGGGAAATCTACTTTGGCCAAAGTTATGAATGGTTTGATTGAAGCAAATACAGGATCTGTTGTTGTAAATGGGAAGACGTTAACTGAAGAGACAGTATTTGATGCAAGAAGAACAGTTGGAATGGTCTTCCAAAATCCTGATAATCAATTCGTGGGGACTACTGTGGAAGATGATATTGCTTTTGGGTTGGAAAATATTGGACTTCCTCGGGAGGAAATGCTCGAACGTGTAACCAAAGTTCTTGAAATGGTGAAAATGTCTGAATTCCGGACGAAAGAACCAGCTCGCTTATCAGGTGGGCAAAAACAAAGAGTAGCCATTGCGGGAGTAACCGCATTAGAACCAGAAGTAATTATTTTGGATGAAGCAACATCGATGTTAGATCCAAAAGGGCGTTTAGAAGTGATTTCGACGATTCAAAAGCTTCATAAAGAAAAGAAGATTACTGTTATTTCTATTACGCATGATTTAGATGAAGCAGCTCAAGCAGACAGAGTTGTTTTGATGGAGCAAGGTCAAATTCAACAAATCGGGACTCCAAAGGAAATTTTTAAATTAGGAACCAAACTAGTTGAAAAAGGATTAGATGTTCCTTTTGCTGAGAAACTGATAGAAGCTCTTCGTGAAAGAGGAATAAATGTCCCTGAGGAGTATTTAGATGAGGAAGGATTGGTGGAGTGGTTATGGACATCCGTTTTAACGAAGTAA
- a CDS encoding energy-coupling factor ABC transporter ATP-binding protein translates to MDIRFNEVNFAYQANTPFETRALYDVNFAIPSGKYTAIIGHTGSGKSTILQHLNALLKPTTGTVALGERIVDAQTSNKDLKPLRKKVGIVFQFPEAQLFEETVQKDIAFGPKNFGVSEEEANQIAKDTLKIVGLPEDVLQKSPFDLSGGQMRRVAIAGVLAMQPEVLVLDEPTAGLDPKGRKEMMEMFSSLQKEQGITIVLVTHQMNDVSDYADYVIVCEKGTVVKTGTPEEVFADAHWLQEKQLGLPSTIQFVEKLKAKGFSTEERPMTLDQLADLLVSHSNLGGEASAR, encoded by the coding sequence ATGGACATCCGTTTTAACGAAGTAAATTTCGCATACCAAGCAAACACTCCCTTTGAAACACGAGCATTATATGACGTGAATTTTGCAATTCCTTCTGGGAAGTACACTGCAATCATTGGTCATACTGGTTCAGGAAAGTCGACGATTCTTCAACACTTGAATGCTTTATTAAAACCTACTACAGGAACAGTTGCCTTAGGGGAACGTATAGTAGATGCTCAAACGAGCAATAAGGATCTTAAACCTCTACGAAAAAAAGTAGGAATTGTATTCCAATTTCCTGAAGCACAACTTTTTGAAGAAACCGTTCAGAAAGATATTGCATTTGGTCCAAAGAATTTTGGAGTGAGTGAGGAAGAGGCTAATCAAATTGCCAAAGACACACTGAAAATTGTGGGACTTCCTGAAGACGTCTTACAAAAGTCTCCGTTTGATTTATCTGGAGGGCAAATGCGCCGTGTTGCTATTGCAGGAGTATTAGCGATGCAGCCTGAGGTGTTAGTGCTAGATGAACCAACTGCGGGACTAGATCCCAAAGGTCGTAAAGAAATGATGGAGATGTTTTCCTCCTTGCAAAAAGAGCAAGGGATTACCATCGTTCTTGTAACCCATCAAATGAATGATGTAAGTGACTATGCGGATTACGTGATTGTTTGTGAGAAAGGTACTGTTGTAAAAACTGGTACGCCTGAAGAAGTGTTCGCAGATGCACATTGGCTTCAAGAAAAACAATTAGGCCTTCCTTCTACCATTCAATTTGTTGAGAAGCTAAAAGCAAAAGGGTTTTCAACCGAAGAACGCCCAATGACATTAGATCAATTAGCGGATTTACTGGTTTCACATTCTAATTTAGGAGGTGAAGCAAGTGCTCGATAA
- a CDS encoding energy-coupling factor transporter transmembrane component T family protein, translating into MLDKLILGRYLQGDSWIHKLDPRTKLIGTFAFVLVIFLANNWVTYGLLIAYTLVALLLSKIPLGFFWKGIRPLIWVILFTVALQILFTSGGEVYFKWGFLQVTSEGIINAVFIFLRFVLIISFSTLLTLTTAPLQLTDAIEAVMKPLSIVKFPVHEVALMLSIALRFVPTLMDEAQKIMNAQRARGVDFGEGNLFEQMKAIIPILIPLFVSSLNRAEDLATAMEARGYQGGDGRSKYRVLNYDMRDAIAGLSLVVVTILLFVFKA; encoded by the coding sequence GTGCTCGATAAATTAATATTAGGACGTTATTTACAAGGAGACTCATGGATTCATAAACTAGATCCAAGAACGAAATTAATTGGAACATTTGCGTTTGTATTAGTCATCTTCTTGGCCAATAACTGGGTAACATATGGCTTATTAATTGCCTATACACTCGTGGCGTTACTGTTGTCAAAGATTCCCTTAGGATTTTTTTGGAAAGGAATTCGACCATTAATTTGGGTTATTCTATTCACAGTAGCACTTCAAATTCTATTCACAAGTGGAGGGGAAGTTTACTTTAAATGGGGATTCCTCCAAGTGACTTCCGAGGGGATTATTAACGCGGTATTCATTTTCTTACGCTTTGTATTAATTATCTCATTCTCAACGCTCTTAACGCTAACAACTGCACCCTTGCAGTTAACAGATGCGATTGAAGCCGTAATGAAGCCTCTTTCTATTGTGAAGTTTCCAGTACATGAGGTTGCGTTAATGCTATCGATTGCGCTACGTTTCGTTCCAACCCTAATGGATGAAGCACAAAAAATTATGAACGCGCAACGAGCTCGTGGGGTTGATTTTGGAGAAGGAAATCTCTTTGAACAAATGAAGGCGATTATTCCAATTCTTATTCCGCTTTTTGTGAGCTCATTGAATCGTGCAGAAGACTTAGCTACAGCCATGGAAGCACGTGGATATCAAGGAGGAGACGGACGTAGTAAGTACCGTGTTCTGAACTATGATATGCGTGATGCAATTGCGGGATTATCCCTTGTGGTTGTAACAATTTTATTATTTGTATTTAAAGCATAA
- the truA gene encoding tRNA pseudouridine(38-40) synthase TruA — protein sequence MQRYKLTIQYDGTPYVGFQVQENGNSIQAELNKALKKMTKGQYIPVSGSGRTDSGVHANGQVVHIDYPKRIEANSLVRAMNSLLPTSIRIVSAEAVSEEFHARYSVTGKRYIYKVTTAQVQSPFLRQYELHHPFKTDVDRINKAFEAVIGEHDFTSFCSTKSDKDSKVRVVTKAEVKRNGDELIFTFEGKGFLYNMVRILVGTALQIGDGLREVEEMKQILEAMDRNAAGPTAPSHGLYLDEVFYKNFD from the coding sequence ATGCAGCGATATAAACTCACGATTCAATATGATGGAACGCCTTATGTTGGATTTCAAGTGCAAGAGAATGGAAATAGCATTCAAGCAGAACTGAATAAGGCACTGAAGAAGATGACGAAGGGACAATATATTCCGGTTAGTGGATCTGGCCGGACAGACTCTGGTGTTCATGCCAATGGTCAAGTGGTTCATATCGATTACCCAAAACGCATAGAGGCCAACTCACTTGTTCGTGCGATGAATAGTTTATTACCAACTTCAATCCGGATTGTTTCTGCAGAAGCGGTCTCTGAAGAGTTTCACGCGCGCTATAGTGTGACTGGGAAACGATATATTTATAAAGTAACGACTGCACAGGTGCAGAGTCCGTTTCTTCGTCAGTATGAGCTGCATCATCCATTCAAAACCGATGTAGACCGCATCAACAAGGCTTTTGAAGCAGTGATTGGTGAACATGATTTTACAAGTTTTTGTTCGACAAAAAGCGATAAAGACTCCAAAGTTCGCGTTGTAACAAAAGCAGAAGTGAAGAGAAACGGTGATGAATTAATTTTCACTTTTGAGGGTAAAGGTTTCCTTTACAATATGGTTCGCATTTTAGTTGGAACGGCGCTTCAAATTGGAGATGGGTTACGAGAAGTCGAAGAGATGAAACAGATTTTAGAAGCCATGGACCGAAATGCAGCAGGTCCAACGGCACCTTCTCATGGGTTATACTTAGATGAAGTGTTTTATAAGAATTTCGACTAA